CATGTTCTGCGTGTTGGAGCGTTCTGTCCTGTACGTTTCTGGGAAAGCTGCGCTCATGCCAGTTGTATAAATGGTGATACTGTTAAGGATCACAGACAATAAAAAGAGTTTCCAAATTGATGTGTGTCACACTTCACATGTTTGCATATACCTGGAGAACcattatccaattgtcatgaaacgatattaacattatttagcttaaagagtaagtagctgggttcTGATAAATCTAGAGCTAcctgtccccacgtgttgctataactgtttaaataacacacctgccatttttcttttcattgttaacatcctgacaactttttacacttagaacgtTAGTCTGTTTCGTGCACTCATAGTGTAGgggttattgcccacattgtcaaacccGTCTGGGAGTTTTACTCTTGGAGCGCTACAATACATTGGGTGAAAAGTTTTATGTTGCAATGTTTGTCAGttccatttttgtatttgtacaaGGAAACTGATAACTTctttcactttgttttgtttttttctaggaTGGCAAAAGGTTAGGGCACAAACttttacacagtacaagcacttGTATGAAAGaacaagctgtgatgatgggaatactgttttatttgtactgcCTTACCAGAAAGTACTGGCAACAGTACTGTTCAAGACAGACATTGGCATAGCAGCCGGCATCATGTTTGGGTGTATTTTATTATACCAGTTACAAGCTCCCAGTGCCAAATTCAATTTAGGGGCGAGATGAAAGTGCATGAAGTTActggtatttattgatttatttaaagtctgtttcaattgattttttaatAGGTCTTAAACAATACAGAATGCCACTTATTATTTTGAAAAGCTGTCCACATATTGCTTCCATTGCTGAATATGTTTCTCCCCATTGACAATACACTTAACCCAAAAACTTCACTTTATCTAGAGGAAGACGGGTGGTCTTGGAAAGCAGTTGCTGGAATGGGAGCGGGTGCAGGTAAGCCTGACTGCTGAAGTGTAAGAACAATCCTAGAATTGATCATTTCGAGTTTATCTAGGTTGATTAGTTCTCATATAAAAATCATTTTATTGACTTTACtctgaacacacatacacatgctagacacaaggaatgtttaatcaatagtagtattttattaagtacacatattaaaaagaaatcagaaaagtcagaaagtcaGTCTCTTAGTttctaaacacaaaaacacaagtcaaagCTCTCTCACAACACCACACTTCCACTGCATCTCCCCTTCAAGAGTCACATGAAGGAACACAGAAACATGTGACTCATTGGAAAAGCAACCATTGGTTACTGAGTAGGAGAGCCaaggcttctgggagtttgagttcttgtaAAACTCCCAGACGCGCCTCAGTAACTTATTATCCAATGACTCGCTTGTTTTCAGTGTCTCTTCCTTCCTTCATGTGACCTCACCTTGAAGTAGAATGCACTGAAATATCTGGAAGGAGCGATTAgtacatttattacattattcAAAACAAACCATAATATCTAATATACGTTTAccattatgtactgtatgtgtgtttatatagaAAACATGAGGGAAACACAATTATAATAATTCCTGTTTGGTAATATTCACTGTAAGGGAACAAAAGTGGCTCGCCAGTCGATTCTCCCTGTCGATCTCCCCCACTGACTCCCACACTACTACACACTGATATCTCACTCTCTCTTTAGCTGTAGCTTTGGTCGCTGCCCCGGCTGTTCTAACTGCGGCTGGCTTCACATCTGCAGGCATCGCTGCAGGATCTGTTGCTGCTAAAGCAATGTCCGTCGCAGCTACCTACAGTGGAGGAGGAGTTGTGAGCGGGGGTGTGGTTGCCACTCTGCAGTCTGCAGGTAAGCAGCAACAGGGTACTGattaacccttagcagtccatttattcagtgcgtctcaggcgcgtccggtccaatttattttcacacgcacagtttattttagacgtggtgtttacatttttttttacacagtaaaacaggtttaaaatgcactgcatatcaacaggacacccagtactgcatctccagcccccgccccaccccttgtttgctgcatttttcacatacctcttcatagtagtgcataccgataaatcattgcctgatcactcgttttatcaccaaactcctcaataatgcgatccaagtcactattttattactataacatttaaaaaaagctctgcaaatgtctgtgatattctttgagcgctggatgcagaagcagctatcttgtttgtttatgtccgtgttatctatgtgataccggggctatcagtattcatgagatacgcccctttttttcggcttctctcagctcctatcgatctcactcggccattgaatggttttcttggctttttccggggaaaaaacgactagagacctgttttttgcgtacataggaccgcaaagggttaaaactatATGTGGGGGTAGTGTTATACATTAGGAAGAGCTAGCCCTCGCTGTGAGAGCTGTGTGTGAACCACAACCATCATTGTGATCAGTCTGTGAATGGGGCGTATGAAGGGTGGggattataaaaagaaaaggggACTAAACTGAGAAAGGAAGAAAAGGAAAATAGAAGATGAGGTAGGGATGATCTGTTGATAAAGAGCTGTGACTTTGGTAATTTTTGTTTACGTtgactgaggcacacacactggTCAGCTGAATTGCTGAAAATAGCTGTCCATTCCAGGTGTTTTCAATTATTAGCACACAGGAGTTATCAATTATAACACACAAACTACTGTTATTGACAATTTCAGTTGTCTGGAAAAAAATTGCATAAGAAACTGCTTGTGTATCTCTGTCCTAAAGTCAACTATTTTCTTCCTCCAGGTGCCGCTGGGATGGGAGTTGCTGCAAAAACAGTTGTTTGTGCTGCTGGTGGTGTTTTGGGATATTTCGGTGGGAAGGATAAGAAGGACTCACAAGAGGAGTAACAAGAGGAGTAACAAGAGCAGACGCAGGCACTCAGTCTGAATTATATAGCCGCTTTGCTTATGAAGTTAGACGTTTCACAGCAGCACTAAAGTGAAACCTTGTGAGAAAATTAGGCAaacactaaagcaggggtgtcaagtTTAAGCAtggaaatacaaaaagaaactaaataaaatcgATGACGAACGTTTtgactttctcaatgtctttattgaaaataaatatccTATCTTTTAAATGCCTTAAATTAAACAACTGAAAGAAACAGTAATAAAACCTCACTCCCTTTGACAAAGACTTATTCaaatgtttgtctaattttaAGACTGCTGCTTATCTTACAGTGGTGTGGTTGTAGGGGTGGGAAGCAATGCTTTAAAATACTtgtcttacctctcattagcactAGCAATGTTATTAATGGTCTTTGATTGTTTTTTGAAGATATTTCAAAATAGGTAAATACAGTAGCTCCTACTTCCTGgtaaaaaagaatttaaaaaatcacTTCCTGCTCTGTAGCTCCATATCACTCCAATGGTCTCCCTGCAATCAGGTCACGTGACCTGCTGCACAgaagtgattagataccaggaagaTCCCAAATTAAAGCATAAAAAACAAGTAATGAACcaaaaacacaagaaaagggGCCAGAGATAGCactgctagtgctaataaggAGTGAGAAATATGATTTTGAAACCTTAGCACTCATTTACACTGTACTAAAACTTCTAGTTTCAGTACAGTGGTATAGCGGTACTAAGCAGTATCATGTAGTGTCTGCTGTAAGGGTCATATTGTTAAATTGTGCATTTTTATGTGCTGTGCGTTTTACTCATTAAAAGAACAGATTGCAATcagattgtgtgtttgtttttattttgtattttgtattttaataaaaagagagatgCTTTGAAACATAAATATCCAGTTCTGACAGTACAGATGAGCAGTAAGCCTGAGCTTGGAGTTATTAAAACTaagattatttaattaatttatatattttatatgtcaCTATCAAAATCTGGAACAAGACTAACAGTGAAGCAGAGATGGGGTGTGTGAGGAAGCTGCTCCCAAACGTCATCATAACAGAATAAAAATAACCAGCCTTTCGTTTCCTCCAAGGGGAGGAGCCATGGCCAAGGCGGGGGTATAAGATCTCTCGGGAGATCATTGTTTAGTGGCTAGTGTGAGAGATTGTCTTCTTGTTGTGAGGGAGGCCATTATAGCTGCTGCATTAGTTTTGTTTGAGTAGCCGTGTACTCCAGAGAgctttattatttttgcaatatTTCAATGtgcctgtggcagggtgccccgcccctgtgtgtattttgtgttttatgttgtatgtatgtatgtattggtgcacagagtgtggattgtcatatatagttgtatttcggcacagggattgcacaatcactccacgtgcagatgtaccgagattccaattgaatgattgattagcaatcgagtctcggtacagctgcataaaagatgcagtgtttcactcactcgggttgggtgttcagagtggagaaaggGAGTAGAGAGAggaagtaaaataaatcaaaagaaaacaattgctacgcgtgctgcttaaacaccagcacgatacttatttgttccgtgtctgtctgtttgtaagtctgtttattttggccatagcgcctttttgtttctgtcaagtgtttttgttttgttcaccctttttatttttcaataaaccgGCGCATCAGTGCAATTTATTCATTCACTCACCGATCTGTTGTCTACTtgcttcctggtctgacgtcaccaccagccaacCGACGTCACACTTGGTGTCAGAGAAGTGGGAAACAGCGCCTTCAAGACTCAGGCCAGGAACGGTACTGTGGGTACAGTTTTTGTGAAgaggatttttttatttgttttgaagaGGAAAGATGGAGAGGCATGCGTGTATGGAGCTAAAGTCAGGCCAACTATGGGACTGGATTAAGGAGCATCCAGGGCTAGAGGACCAGTGGTGGCAGAGGGATGGAGCCCAATAGAGGGCCTGGCAGCGAGGACACAgcgcgagagggaggagccccgcTGTCTCTAGAGCGAGAGGGAGCAGCCACGCCTACGatggagagccgcaccagtcccccgcGAGCGatggagagccacaccagtcccccaTGACCAAGGGAGAGCCGCATCAGTCCCCAGTGATGGAGGGAGACTGTGCTGTTCTCGCCTTCACCGCCAGGGGGAGACTGCCCGCTGCTCCCACCTGCGCTGCCAGGAGACTACtggcagctcccacctccaccctcagagggagactgcctgccgctcccgcctctaccgccatgggaggactacctgccgctcccacctccactgcctggggttgcctgtcccgcacctCCTGGGGCTGCCGAGTCGCCATCGTCTAGGGAGGCCAGCttgccgtcgcctggggaggcTAGTTCGCTGTCCCCTGCGGAGACCAACTcgccatcacctggggttgcctggagATGCCTGCTGGCCTCTGAAACATTCTGTGGCTTAGCTGATCTTTTCTGGCCTTTGGTGTAAATGGCTAGTATTCAATCCTGGAGGCAGGTGGATGGCTGAATTATGTGACACACAGCTGGTAAAGTAGATAGTGAGGAGACAGGAGATAGAACAGGAGACAGTGGAGGAGGGGAGCAGAGTAGAGTAAAAGTCATTCAAATGGGTTTCTTTTTGAGAGAGCAGATAAAACAAAATGGGTTTTATTGGTTTTGGGTGTAACTGTTATTTGCCAGacatgtctcctctctcattgtcATTGCCCACCACACAATGGTGCCACGCCTATTTCAGAGAGTCTGATTGCCCTCATCAGTCTTTTCTCAAGCAAGACAGCCATCTGTATGCTTGACTCGCAACCAACATGAGAGCCCTGGAGAGTGCTGTGCTCTCCAGTAAATGTAACCTGACCTGTATGTTACAGTATATCAATGTCTGTAACTATTGTTTCGGGGCTCGAATACCACCTGTGGAGACCTGTAGCTTTACCTGTAGTTTTACCTGTAGCTTTACCTGTAGGGTTACCTGTAGCTTTACCTGTAGGGTTACCTGTAGCTTTACCTGTAGGTTTACCTGTAGGTTTACCTGCAGCTCTGTTGCTTAAGACTCCACCTGCTGAGACCTGTAACTTCTCTTACGGTATTGTTGTGATTGTCCGGTCttttggatttgctttgttcctgaataaaactcttATGATTGAAGATTACCTGAAGAAGACGTGACGGGGTAcgcccgcccctgtattatttgtgtattattatgatttaaatggattgttttgtgtttgtttaaatccccATCCCTTTAAACTCGTGCGGAATGTGGCGTCTCGGAATTGAATCTGTGATTATTAATGCAGAGATGACCACGTATATAAAAGCACAGCAGCCACTCCCAGGAGAGAGAGGGTTGAAGGGAGAAAGAACGGACCAAGGAGAAACAATAAAGCTAAACAAGTGCtactggaaggaccagcacgatacggGTTtgcttataattatatatatatatataaaggccaTCTTGCCTTTTGTTCCGTGTGTTTTTGTCACCCGCCCAGCTAGAGAATTGATCATAGAAAGGCCAGCCTGGACCTTTAACTCCAGGTTTTCAATAAAAGAAAGGGCGGATGAATCCATtcacttgcaatgcgtgtttgtgaccGGTGAATAAGAGACCTAACCTACCAATTCACCTGCCCGTCACCTGAATGTTTGGAagttaaatctatataataaatacaatattctgtgtttggagagtcaggatgctttatattgctatagcaaggagatcagtaagaaatacaatgctgttgtttctttatttgcattagtgcagtatcggtagagttttttttaaaatatttgggacctttttttgtgtttaactttTAGGAGTGTGTCTGTCGACTTGGAAAGGGTGAGCACCGAAAGGAAGATTCACAGAACACAGCAATAAAACCTGGACCAGCCTAGCAGGAGAAGACTCGGGAGCGCAGTAGTCAACTACATCTCAgactattaataatattattagggCAGGACTAAATGGCTGAGAAAAAGACACTGTTTgattttttcaggtggaaaatgAATGAAGAAAaccttatgtacagtatttattgaaataatcatgacttcaaggtaatgttgcattttactcctCCTCGGGAGTGCTGTCTGCACTATACCACAGGAGATGATGAGCTCTTTCACAAAGCTTCCACTCAGGGAAGGTGTTTCAAAGACTGAAACTCTTTTGCACTATTAATGGTTTCAGAACAACAGTGTCATACAATCCAAActgcattttattaataaaaacaaactgaaacagctcatgagttaaagctttatgAATGGAGCACAAGTCCAGTGCAGAGTAGGAGGGATAGATCAAGAGATCAATCTAAACAGGTTCACACCAATTCGgatgttaaacacattttctccactagccaacagagaaaagaaaacagtagcccatcatagtttattctaataaacttaactgttacacactgccagcgcatgtttaaaaatgcactgtatacagcatgaatatagcatttagatttcaaggccacgtcactaacatactttgcataaaatattttcaaaacaaagttgGTAAGGCAAGAGAgaggcagacaaaaaaaaaatccagcccaTCCTATGGAATTCATGTGctcaacttaaataaatgaccaacacaATCATTATATCCCGACCGTACAGGCGAAAAGAGAGTGAACGAGTTTGCCTGAGCTggggaaaataaatcaatactgctggggaagggctaaaataatataaatacgacTTTCACCAAACACTaatagagaaaacaaaacaacaactagATGTGTTCCCAGAGAAAATAAGTGGTAGTATCATAATATGAAACTGTGAAACTATATCTCACTTTACTTTAGaggtgtgtttaaaatgaacccGTTTTCATTGTTGTCACAGTACCATCTTATTTAAAAAGCAAGCCAGTTCTAACGGCCAGGGTTTCTCAGTCCCTCCATTGTTTGCCTACCTGACCAGCCAATCACCACCAAACACTCACTATACTGTACAGAGGATGGTACTCTGAGAATCTCCCGCTCCCCTCCAGGTAGCAGCAGCCAGTACACACCTCAGGACACCAGGAATACAATTGAGACTAAAGAACCTCCCTCCTGAATCAATTAAACACACAGAGCACAACCAGGCTGGCACCTCCGTGATCATCTCTCTATTTACAcacaacattcatttaaaaatcacgCGCTTAGGTAAAAAATACTGCACTCTCATAACTAGTAGATTTAGTTCCGTTTCATTCTTATTCTAGTTTTCAATTCAATTGTACAATTAATTAAAATACCTCCAGTTTTGTTTCAACAAATTCTAAATACCTCTACATTATTCATTTGATAACACGCAAACCTCATTTTCACCGTGTAAAGCAGAATAATCAAACTCGCTTTAAAACATATAATTCGTGCAGCTTTACAATTTCAACCCATTTACTTTCAATATCTCTTTGCTCACATAACAAAGTCCAGTAGTATAATACTGAATGTGCTTTCTCTTTCTCGCCATCGGCGACACATGAAGTCTGGAACCTGTTAGATTtaccagaattaaaaagacaaaagacCGATAGCAGGCTATGTGAAGCTGgcccccctacaaacagcacTAACGTTGGTGACTCATTCATATATCATTTGTTTGTGCTGGTTAGTGCCGTTGAAACCAACGTTTGTGCTGCTATGGTCTTTGAGATATTAACGATTATTTTTTAGGGGGTTGACCTCAGGCAGTCCCCCCTACAATCATTTAATgagatgtataataataataataataataataataataataataataataataataataataataataattttaaaaaaatgtgtttatttattaccttaaaataagtacacaaataaattaattaattaataaataaatgacaatggCACTGGGTGATCAAAGAatcaataaagtaaaataaaataagaaaaaatcaataaataataatggcataGCCTTGAAGTCATAACTCTGAATTCACaacgcattgcaagtgttattagggaatgctgcgttgtgttttcaagcgcgtGGCTGCGCTGCGTTTGGAGACGGCGAAGCAAGCTCTGGATAACAGCTGTGGCTAAAGCAAGCATAATGGAAGTATGGCAAAAACAATATGAAAACAGTGGAAAGGGAAGATTTTACTATAA
The Acipenser ruthenus chromosome 18, fAciRut3.2 maternal haplotype, whole genome shotgun sequence DNA segment above includes these coding regions:
- the LOC117419643 gene encoding interferon alpha-inducible protein 27-like protein 2A isoform X2, with protein sequence MSLKKFATFFIFLICTSFTQGWSWGKQQKAKEEDGWSWKAVAGMGAGAGIAAGSVAAKAMSVAATYSGGGVVSGGVVATLQSAGAAGMGVAAKTVVCAAGGVLGYFGGKDKKDSQEE
- the LOC117419643 gene encoding interferon alpha-inducible protein 27-like protein 2A isoform X1 gives rise to the protein MSLKKFATFFIFLICTSFTQGWSWGKQQKAKEEDGWSWKAVAGMGAGAAVALVAAPAVLTAAGFTSAGIAAGSVAAKAMSVAATYSGGGVVSGGVVATLQSAGAAGMGVAAKTVVCAAGGVLGYFGGKDKKDSQEE